A window of Anas acuta chromosome 8, bAnaAcu1.1, whole genome shotgun sequence contains these coding sequences:
- the LOC137860013 gene encoding retinol dehydrogenase 8-like isoform X3, producing MAKDEQKRFKVYATMRNLAKKEALEEAAGRRLGKTLEIKQLDVCDEQSIKTCVNSIPDRRIDVLVSNAGMGLIGPIECQTIDEMKTVMDTNFFGLVRLLKEILPDMKRRKSGHIVIISSVMGIQGILFNDVYAASKFAVEGFCESLAIQALKFKLQLSLIEPGPVITEFERKVFEDGMKMDLSAADEETAEMFTNIYLKNYKQIFQSLGQSAEDVAEHTVKIILAENPPFRHQTNTLYTPMTTLKYADPNGDLPIDIFYKMVFHHDKIFSASLNFIKLLRWRSRKSFDLGKPSQ from the exons ATGGCAAAAGATGAACAGAAAAGATTTAAAG TGTACGCCACAATGCGCAATCTGGCCAAGAAGGAGGCACTTGAGGAGGCTGCAGGTCGCAGGCTGGGCAAAACCCTGGAAATTAAACAACTGGATGTCTGTGATGAACAGTCCATTAAAACTTGTGTGAATAGTATCCCTGACAGAAGGATTGATGTCTTAG TTAGCAATGCTGGAATGGGGCTTATTGGACCAATTGAATGTCAGACCATCGATGAAATGAAAACGGTGATGGATACCAACTTCTTTGGACTGGTTCGACTCCTGAAGGAGATTTTGCCTGAcatgaagaggagaaagagcGGGCATATAGTTATAATAAGCAGTGTTATGGGAATACAag GTATCTTATTTAATGATGTTTATGCTGCATCAAAGTTTGCGGTGGAAGGATTTTGCGAAAGTTTAGCTATACAAGCACTGAAGTTCAAACTGCA GTTAAGTCTGATTGAACCAGGCCCAGTGATTACAGagtttgaaagaaaagtgtttGAAGATGGAATGAAAATGGATCTTTCAGCTGCAGATGAGGAAACAGCTGAGATGTTTACTAATATTTACCttaaaaattacaaacaaaTTTTCCAGAGCCTGGGACAAAGTGCTGAGGATGTTGCAGAG CACACAGTAAAGATAATTCTTGCAGAAAACCCACCTTTTCGCCATCAGACCAACACCTTGTACACGCCGATGACAACTCTCAAATACGCAGATCCAAATGGAGATCTACCCATTGATATATTCTACAAAATGGTTTTTCATCATGACAAAATCTTCAGTGCAAGTCTTAACTTTATCAAATTGCTAAGgtggagaagcagaaagagcTTTGACCTAGGAAAACCCTCACAATAA
- the LOC137860013 gene encoding retinol dehydrogenase 8-like isoform X1, protein MAKRNVLITGCSSGIGLALAVKMAKDEQKRFKVYATMRNLAKKEALEEAAGRRLGKTLEIKQLDVCDEQSIKTCVNSIPDRRIDVLVSNAGMGLIGPIECQTIDEMKTVMDTNFFGLVRLLKEILPDMKRRKSGHIVIISSVMGIQGILFNDVYAASKFAVEGFCESLAIQALKFKLQLSLIEPGPVITEFERKVFEDGMKMDLSAADEETAEMFTNIYLKNYKQIFQSLGQSAEDVAEHTVKIILAENPPFRHQTNTLYTPMTTLKYADPNGDLPIDIFYKMVFHHDKIFSASLNFIKLLRWRSRKSFDLGKPSQ, encoded by the exons ATGGCAAAAAGAAATGTCCTCATTACAGGTTGCTCCTCAGGAATTGGACTGGCCTTAGCTGTAAAAATGGCAAAAGATGAACAGAAAAGATTTAAAG TGTACGCCACAATGCGCAATCTGGCCAAGAAGGAGGCACTTGAGGAGGCTGCAGGTCGCAGGCTGGGCAAAACCCTGGAAATTAAACAACTGGATGTCTGTGATGAACAGTCCATTAAAACTTGTGTGAATAGTATCCCTGACAGAAGGATTGATGTCTTAG TTAGCAATGCTGGAATGGGGCTTATTGGACCAATTGAATGTCAGACCATCGATGAAATGAAAACGGTGATGGATACCAACTTCTTTGGACTGGTTCGACTCCTGAAGGAGATTTTGCCTGAcatgaagaggagaaagagcGGGCATATAGTTATAATAAGCAGTGTTATGGGAATACAag GTATCTTATTTAATGATGTTTATGCTGCATCAAAGTTTGCGGTGGAAGGATTTTGCGAAAGTTTAGCTATACAAGCACTGAAGTTCAAACTGCA GTTAAGTCTGATTGAACCAGGCCCAGTGATTACAGagtttgaaagaaaagtgtttGAAGATGGAATGAAAATGGATCTTTCAGCTGCAGATGAGGAAACAGCTGAGATGTTTACTAATATTTACCttaaaaattacaaacaaaTTTTCCAGAGCCTGGGACAAAGTGCTGAGGATGTTGCAGAG CACACAGTAAAGATAATTCTTGCAGAAAACCCACCTTTTCGCCATCAGACCAACACCTTGTACACGCCGATGACAACTCTCAAATACGCAGATCCAAATGGAGATCTACCCATTGATATATTCTACAAAATGGTTTTTCATCATGACAAAATCTTCAGTGCAAGTCTTAACTTTATCAAATTGCTAAGgtggagaagcagaaagagcTTTGACCTAGGAAAACCCTCACAATAA
- the LOC137860013 gene encoding retinol dehydrogenase 8-like isoform X2 codes for MAKRNVLITGCSSGIGLALAVKMAKDEQKRFKVYATMRNLAKKEALEEAAGRRLGKTLEIKQLDVCDEQSIKTCVNSIPDRRIDVLGNNAGMGLIGPIECQTIDEMKTVMDTNFFGLVRLLKEILPDMKRRKSGHIVIISSVMGIQGILFNDVYAASKFAVEGFCESLAIQALKFKLQLSLIEPGPVITEFERKVFEDGMKMDLSAADEETAEMFTNIYLKNYKQIFQSLGQSAEDVAEHTVKIILAENPPFRHQTNTLYTPMTTLKYADPNGDLPIDIFYKMVFHHDKIFSASLNFIKLLRWRSRKSFDLGKPSQ; via the exons ATGGCAAAAAGAAATGTCCTCATTACAGGTTGCTCCTCAGGAATTGGACTGGCCTTAGCTGTAAAAATGGCAAAAGATGAACAGAAAAGATTTAAAG TGTACGCCACAATGCGCAATCTGGCCAAGAAGGAGGCACTTGAGGAGGCTGCAGGTCGCAGGCTGGGCAAAACCCTGGAAATTAAACAACTGGATGTCTGTGATGAACAGTCCATTAAAACTTGTGTGAATAGTATCCCTGACAGAAGGATTGATGTCTTAGGCAA CAATGCTGGAATGGGGCTTATTGGACCAATTGAATGTCAGACCATCGATGAAATGAAAACGGTGATGGATACCAACTTCTTTGGACTGGTTCGACTCCTGAAGGAGATTTTGCCTGAcatgaagaggagaaagagcGGGCATATAGTTATAATAAGCAGTGTTATGGGAATACAag GTATCTTATTTAATGATGTTTATGCTGCATCAAAGTTTGCGGTGGAAGGATTTTGCGAAAGTTTAGCTATACAAGCACTGAAGTTCAAACTGCA GTTAAGTCTGATTGAACCAGGCCCAGTGATTACAGagtttgaaagaaaagtgtttGAAGATGGAATGAAAATGGATCTTTCAGCTGCAGATGAGGAAACAGCTGAGATGTTTACTAATATTTACCttaaaaattacaaacaaaTTTTCCAGAGCCTGGGACAAAGTGCTGAGGATGTTGCAGAG CACACAGTAAAGATAATTCTTGCAGAAAACCCACCTTTTCGCCATCAGACCAACACCTTGTACACGCCGATGACAACTCTCAAATACGCAGATCCAAATGGAGATCTACCCATTGATATATTCTACAAAATGGTTTTTCATCATGACAAAATCTTCAGTGCAAGTCTTAACTTTATCAAATTGCTAAGgtggagaagcagaaagagcTTTGACCTAGGAAAACCCTCACAATAA